The proteins below come from a single Miscanthus floridulus cultivar M001 chromosome 1, ASM1932011v1, whole genome shotgun sequence genomic window:
- the LOC136473553 gene encoding uncharacterized protein isoform X1, translated as MDDTMGGTRGLVGQARDDEQARNVVVGAGALTVARDYYRRGNWTLPETMLLIEAKRKVHEERHPGDQSLARWRWVEDYCWRAGCRRSQNQCNDRWDNLMRDYKKVRAYELSVGGAGAGRAPSYWAMGRAERKDRGLPSNLLREIYDAMGEVIERRMSMGCGGSGGPGGAFTAAASSSSLLDVPMQASPLAQVLPRPLLPLDMICFSVSPYDQEQETHGHSSPESPERKRRRPSLDELRPASSMPSAPGTHGHRQEQGRHREEEEEEDDDDESSDEAEYSDDDYNVLSGAIGRCAAILSEALESREAAEERRHREVMAVEERRGRARQARREAGEQCVAGLAAAVNQLAGSMLALAAAKHKDKGGGPAAPK; from the exons ATGGACGACACCATGGGCGGCACTCGTGGCCTGGTCGGCCAAGCGCGAGACGACGAGCAGGCCAGGAACGTCGTGGTCGGCGCCGGTGCCCTGACTGTGGCGAGGGACTACTACCGGAGGGGGAACTGGACGCTGCCGGAGACGATGCTGCTGATCGAGGCCAAGCGGAAGGTTCACGAGGAGCGGCACCCGGGGGACCAGAGCCTGGCGCGGTGGCGCTGGGTCGAGGACTACTGCTGGCGGGCTGGCTGCCGGCGCAGCCAGAACCAGTGCAACGACCGCTGGGACAACCTCATGCGGGACTACAAGAAGGTGCGCGCGTACGAGCTAAGCGTCGGTGGAGCCGGTGCCGGCAGAGCGCCCAGCTACTGGGCGATGGGCAGGGCGGAGAGGAAGGATAGGGGCCTCCCGAGCAACCTCCTCCGCGAGATATACGACGCCATGGGCGAGGTCATCGAGAGGAGGATGAGCATGGGCTGCGGCGGCAGTGGCGGACCCGGCGGTGCGTTCACGGCGGCGGCGTCTTCTTCCAGCCTACTCGACGTCCCCATGCAAGCTTCCCCGCTCGCTCAAGTGCTGCCACGACCTCTGCTGCCTCTAG ATATGATTTGTTTTTCTGTTTCTCCATATGATCAAGAACAAGAGACGCACGGGCATTCCAGCCCCGAGTCGCcggagaggaagaggaggcggCCGTCACTGGACGAGCTACGGCCAGCGAGCAGCATGCCGTCAGCGCCCGGAACGCACGGCCACCGTCAGGAACAAGGACGCcaccgcgaggaggaggaggaggaggacgacgacgacgagagcTCCGATGAGGCTGAGTACTCCGACGACGACTACAACGTCCTGAGCGGCGCGATCGGACGGTGCGCGGCGATCCTGTCGGAGGCGCTGGAGAGCCGGGAGGCCGCGGAGGAGCGGCGGCACCGGGAGGTGATGGCCGTGGAGGAGCGGCGCGGCCGCGCGCGGCAAGCGCGTCGCGAGGCCGGCGAGCAGTGCGTGGCCGGGCTGGCCGCCGCGGTGAACCAGCTCGCCGGGTCCATGCTGGCGCTCGCCGCCGCCAAGCACAAGGACAAGGGCGGCGGCCCCGCGGCGCCCAAGTGA
- the LOC136473553 gene encoding trihelix transcription factor ASR3-like isoform X2 yields the protein MDDTMGGTRGLVGQARDDEQARNVVVGAGALTVARDYYRRGNWTLPETMLLIEAKRKVHEERHPGDQSLARWRWVEDYCWRAGCRRSQNQCNDRWDNLMRDYKKVRAYELSVGGAGAGRAPSYWAMGRAERKDRGLPSNLLREIYDAMGEVIERRMSMGCGGSGGPGGAFTAAASSSSLLDVPMQASPLAQVLPRPLLPLEQETHGHSSPESPERKRRRPSLDELRPASSMPSAPGTHGHRQEQGRHREEEEEEDDDDESSDEAEYSDDDYNVLSGAIGRCAAILSEALESREAAEERRHREVMAVEERRGRARQARREAGEQCVAGLAAAVNQLAGSMLALAAAKHKDKGGGPAAPK from the exons ATGGACGACACCATGGGCGGCACTCGTGGCCTGGTCGGCCAAGCGCGAGACGACGAGCAGGCCAGGAACGTCGTGGTCGGCGCCGGTGCCCTGACTGTGGCGAGGGACTACTACCGGAGGGGGAACTGGACGCTGCCGGAGACGATGCTGCTGATCGAGGCCAAGCGGAAGGTTCACGAGGAGCGGCACCCGGGGGACCAGAGCCTGGCGCGGTGGCGCTGGGTCGAGGACTACTGCTGGCGGGCTGGCTGCCGGCGCAGCCAGAACCAGTGCAACGACCGCTGGGACAACCTCATGCGGGACTACAAGAAGGTGCGCGCGTACGAGCTAAGCGTCGGTGGAGCCGGTGCCGGCAGAGCGCCCAGCTACTGGGCGATGGGCAGGGCGGAGAGGAAGGATAGGGGCCTCCCGAGCAACCTCCTCCGCGAGATATACGACGCCATGGGCGAGGTCATCGAGAGGAGGATGAGCATGGGCTGCGGCGGCAGTGGCGGACCCGGCGGTGCGTTCACGGCGGCGGCGTCTTCTTCCAGCCTACTCGACGTCCCCATGCAAGCTTCCCCGCTCGCTCAAGTGCTGCCACGACCTCTGCTGCCTCTAG AACAAGAGACGCACGGGCATTCCAGCCCCGAGTCGCcggagaggaagaggaggcggCCGTCACTGGACGAGCTACGGCCAGCGAGCAGCATGCCGTCAGCGCCCGGAACGCACGGCCACCGTCAGGAACAAGGACGCcaccgcgaggaggaggaggaggaggacgacgacgacgagagcTCCGATGAGGCTGAGTACTCCGACGACGACTACAACGTCCTGAGCGGCGCGATCGGACGGTGCGCGGCGATCCTGTCGGAGGCGCTGGAGAGCCGGGAGGCCGCGGAGGAGCGGCGGCACCGGGAGGTGATGGCCGTGGAGGAGCGGCGCGGCCGCGCGCGGCAAGCGCGTCGCGAGGCCGGCGAGCAGTGCGTGGCCGGGCTGGCCGCCGCGGTGAACCAGCTCGCCGGGTCCATGCTGGCGCTCGCCGCCGCCAAGCACAAGGACAAGGGCGGCGGCCCCGCGGCGCCCAAGTGA